A genomic window from Chanos chanos chromosome 14, fChaCha1.1, whole genome shotgun sequence includes:
- the grin1b gene encoding glutamate receptor ionotropic, NMDA 1b isoform X3, whose protein sequence is MRLFLLAFFISCSCARGGCEPKIVNIGAVLSQKRYEQVFKDAVTQANTIYGKEKFKMNAISVTHKPNAIQMALSVCEDLISNQVYAILVSHPPQSNDHLTPTPVSYTAGFYRIPVVGLTTRMSIYSDKSIHLSFLRTVPPYSHQAQVWFDMMREFSWNHIILIVSDDHEGRAAQKRLETLLEERETKAEKVLLFSQDSNLTALLQEAKELEARVIILSASEDEAAAIYKAARQLNMTGSGYVWLVGEREMTGKALSEAPDGLLGLQLINGKNETAHIYDAVAVVAQSIQELFEKENITEPPRGCVGNTNIWKTGPLFKRVLMSSKYPDGLTGRVEFNDDGDRRFAHYSILNYQKTRLVQVGVYNGSQVVMNTQRKIIWPGGETEKPRGYQMSTRLKIVTIHQEPFVYVKPTLRDGTCKEEYTVNGVLIKKVICTGPNETIPGRPIVPQCCYGFCIDLLIKLAMTMNFTYEVHLVADGKFGTQERVNNSNKKEWNGMMGELLGGLADMIVAPLTINNERAQYIEFSKPFKYQGLTILVKKEIPRSTLDSFMQPFQSTLWLLVGLSVHVVAVMLYLLDRFSPFGRFKVNSEEEEEDALTLSSAMWFSWGVLLNSGIGEGAPRSFSARILGMVWAGFAMIIVASYTANLAAFLVLDRPEERITGINDPRLRNPSDKFIYATVKQSSVDIYFRRQVELSTMYRHMEKHNYESAAEAIQAVRDNKLHAFIWDSAVLEFEASQKCDLVTTGELFFRSGFGIGMRKDSPWKQNVSLAILSSHENGFMEDLDKTWVRYQECDSRSNAPATLTFENMAGVFMLVAGGIVAGIFLIFIEIAYKRHKDARRKQMQLAFAAVNVWRKNLQPYPTDITGQLNLSDPSVSTVV, encoded by the exons atgcGTCTCTTTCTACTCGCATTTTTCATCTCTTGCTCTTGTGCGAGGGGTGGTTGTGAGCCGAAGATTGTAAATATCGGGGCAGTTCTGAGCCAAAAGAGATATGAACAAGTGTTCAAGGACGCGGTCACTCAGGCAAACACCATATATGGGAAAGAGAAGTTCAAGATGAACGCGATCTCAGTAACCCACAAGCCCAACGCAATTCAGATGGCACTATCCGTTTGTGAAGATCTCATCTCAAATCAG GTCTATGCCATCCTGGTGAGCCATCCGCCCCAGTCAAATGACCACCTGACCCCTACGCCCGTGTCCTACACCGCCGGCTTCTACCGGATCCCTGTGGTGGGGCTCACCACCCGCATGTCTATTTATTCAGACAAG AGTATCCATCTCTCATTCCTGCGAACGGTGCCTCCATACTCCCACCAAGCCCAGGTGTGGTTCGACATGATGCGTGAATTCAGCTGGAATCATATTATCCTCATCGTTAGCGACGACCACGAGGGCAGGGCGGCACAGAAGAGGCTCGAGACGCTTCTTGAAGAGCGGGAAACCAAG GCAGAGAAGGTACTGCTGTTCAGTCAAGACTCAAACCTGACGGCACTGCTCCAGGAGGCCAAGGAACTGGAGGCGCGCGTCATCATCCTCTCTGCCAG CGAAGATGAGGCCGCGGCTATTTACAAAGCCGCGAGGCAGCTCAACATGACTGGCTCCGGCTACGTTTGGCTGGTTGGGGAGAGGGAGATGACTGGTAAAGCTCTGAGTGAAGCTCCAGATG GCTTGCTGGGCCTTCAACTAATCAATGGCAAGAATGAGACGGCTCACATCTACGACGCAGTGGCAGTCGTGGCGCAGTCGATCCAAGAACTCTTCGAGAAGGAGAACATCACGGAGCCGCCGCGAGGTTGCGTCGGCAACACGAACATCTGGAAGACCGGTCCGCTTTTTAAACG CGTGCTGATGTCATCCAAGTATCCAGATGGCCTGACAGGCCGCGTGGAGTTTAACGATGATGGAGACAGGAGGTTCGCCCACTACAGTATCCTCAACTATCAGAAGACCCGTCTGGTTCAAGTGGGCGTCTACAACGGCTCGCAA GTTGTGATGAACACTCAGAGGAAGATCATCTggcctggaggagagacagagaaaccaaGAGGTTATCAGATGTCTACCAGACTCAAG ATTGTCACCATTCATCAAGAGCcctttgtgtatgtgaaacCAACTTTACGAGATGGAACCTGCAAAGAAGAGTACACGGTGAATGGAGTCTTGATCAAAAAAGTGATCTGCACAGGCCCAAATGAAACCATTccag GACGTCCCATAGTGCCCCAGTGTTGCTATGGATTCTGCATCGACCTCTTAATCAAGCTGGCTATGACAATGAACTTCACCTACGAGGTGCACCTAGTCGCTGATGGGAAATTTGGCACTCAAGAGCGC GTGAATAATAGCAACAAGAAGGAATGGAACGGCATGATGGGGGAGCTCCTGGGTGGTTTGGCTGACATGATCGTGGCTCCACTCACCATCAACAATGAACGAGCCCAGTACATAGAGTTCTCCAAACCGTTCAAGTACCAAGGCCTCACTATACTCGTCAAAAAG GAAATACCACGCAGTACGCTGGACTCGTTCATGCAGCCATTTCAGAGCACCCTGTGGCTTCTGGTGGGTCTATCGGTCCATGTTGTGGCGGTGATGCTCTACCTATTAGACCGgttcag cccATTTGGAAGGTTCAAAGTGAatagtgaagaagaagaagaggatgcCCTCACCCTATCCTCCGCCATGTGGTTCTCCTGGGGAGTACTACTGAACTCTGGAATTGGCGAAG GAGCCCCAAGGAGTTTTTCGGCGAGGATATTAGGTATGGTGTGGGCAGGTTTTGCTATGATCATAGTCGCATCTTACACTGCCAATTTGGCAGCCTTCCTCGTGCTGGATCGGCCTGAGGAGCGCATCACCGGTATCAACGACCCTAGG CTGCGAAACCCATCAGATAAGTTTATCTACGCCACGGTGAAGCAGAGTTCTGTGGATATCTACTTCCGGCGCCAAGTTGAGCTAAGCACCATGTACCGCCACATGGAAAAACACAACTACGAGAGCGCCGCTGAGGCCATCCAGGCCGTTCGCGACAA CAAACTCCACGCTTTCATCTGGGACTCGGCCGTGTTGGAGTTTGAGGCCTCGCAGAAGTGCGACCTGGTGACGACGGGCGAGCTTTTCTTCCGCTCGGGTTTTGGCATCGGCATGCGTAAGGACAGCCCCTGGAAACAGAACGTGTCTTTGGCCATTCTCAG CTCCCATGAGAATGGCTTTATGGAAGACTTGGACAAGACCTGGGTGCGTTACCAGGAGTGTGACTCCAGAAGCAACGCCCCAGCTACTCTGACCTTTGAGAATATGGCAG GAGTGTTTATGTTGGTAGCAGGCGGCATCGTCGCAGGaatcttcctcatcttcatcgAGATCGCGTACAAACGACACAAGGACGCTCGCAGGAAGCAGATGCAGCTGGCTTTTGCCGCCGTCAACGTCTGGAGGAAGAACCTGCAG CCGTATCCTACAGACATAACAGGCCAGCTGAATCTGTCAGACCCCTCCGTAAGCACGGTggtgtga
- the grin1b gene encoding glutamate receptor ionotropic, NMDA 1b isoform X2: protein MRLFLLAFFISCSCARGGCEPKIVNIGAVLSQKRYEQVFKDAVTQANTIYGKEKFKMNAISVTHKPNAIQMALSVCEDLISNQVYAILVSHPPQSNDHLTPTPVSYTAGFYRIPVVGLTTRMSIYSDKSIHLSFLRTVPPYSHQAQVWFDMMREFSWNHIILIVSDDHEGRAAQKRLETLLEERETKSKNRNYENLDQLSYDNKRGPKAEKVLLFSQDSNLTALLQEAKELEARVIILSASEDEAAAIYKAARQLNMTGSGYVWLVGEREMTGKALSEAPDGLLGLQLINGKNETAHIYDAVAVVAQSIQELFEKENITEPPRGCVGNTNIWKTGPLFKRVLMSSKYPDGLTGRVEFNDDGDRRFAHYSILNYQKTRLVQVGVYNGSQVVMNTQRKIIWPGGETEKPRGYQMSTRLKIVTIHQEPFVYVKPTLRDGTCKEEYTVNGVLIKKVICTGPNETIPGRPIVPQCCYGFCIDLLIKLAMTMNFTYEVHLVADGKFGTQERVNNSNKKEWNGMMGELLGGLADMIVAPLTINNERAQYIEFSKPFKYQGLTILVKKEIPRSTLDSFMQPFQSTLWLLVGLSVHVVAVMLYLLDRFSPFGRFKVNSEEEEEDALTLSSAMWFSWGVLLNSGIGEGAPRSFSARILGMVWAGFAMIIVASYTANLAAFLVLDRPEERITGINDPRLRNPSDKFIYATVKQSSVDIYFRRQVELSTMYRHMEKHNYESAAEAIQAVRDNKLHAFIWDSAVLEFEASQKCDLVTTGELFFRSGFGIGMRKDSPWKQNVSLAILSSHENGFMEDLDKTWVRYQECDSRSNAPATLTFENMAGVFMLVAGGIVAGIFLIFIEIAYKRHKDARRKQMQLAFAAVNVWRKNLQPYPTDITGQLNLSDPSVSTVV from the exons atgcGTCTCTTTCTACTCGCATTTTTCATCTCTTGCTCTTGTGCGAGGGGTGGTTGTGAGCCGAAGATTGTAAATATCGGGGCAGTTCTGAGCCAAAAGAGATATGAACAAGTGTTCAAGGACGCGGTCACTCAGGCAAACACCATATATGGGAAAGAGAAGTTCAAGATGAACGCGATCTCAGTAACCCACAAGCCCAACGCAATTCAGATGGCACTATCCGTTTGTGAAGATCTCATCTCAAATCAG GTCTATGCCATCCTGGTGAGCCATCCGCCCCAGTCAAATGACCACCTGACCCCTACGCCCGTGTCCTACACCGCCGGCTTCTACCGGATCCCTGTGGTGGGGCTCACCACCCGCATGTCTATTTATTCAGACAAG AGTATCCATCTCTCATTCCTGCGAACGGTGCCTCCATACTCCCACCAAGCCCAGGTGTGGTTCGACATGATGCGTGAATTCAGCTGGAATCATATTATCCTCATCGTTAGCGACGACCACGAGGGCAGGGCGGCACAGAAGAGGCTCGAGACGCTTCTTGAAGAGCGGGAAACCAAG AGTAAAAACAGGAACTATGAAAACCTCGACCAACTGTCCTATGACAACAAGCGAGGACCCAAG GCAGAGAAGGTACTGCTGTTCAGTCAAGACTCAAACCTGACGGCACTGCTCCAGGAGGCCAAGGAACTGGAGGCGCGCGTCATCATCCTCTCTGCCAG CGAAGATGAGGCCGCGGCTATTTACAAAGCCGCGAGGCAGCTCAACATGACTGGCTCCGGCTACGTTTGGCTGGTTGGGGAGAGGGAGATGACTGGTAAAGCTCTGAGTGAAGCTCCAGATG GCTTGCTGGGCCTTCAACTAATCAATGGCAAGAATGAGACGGCTCACATCTACGACGCAGTGGCAGTCGTGGCGCAGTCGATCCAAGAACTCTTCGAGAAGGAGAACATCACGGAGCCGCCGCGAGGTTGCGTCGGCAACACGAACATCTGGAAGACCGGTCCGCTTTTTAAACG CGTGCTGATGTCATCCAAGTATCCAGATGGCCTGACAGGCCGCGTGGAGTTTAACGATGATGGAGACAGGAGGTTCGCCCACTACAGTATCCTCAACTATCAGAAGACCCGTCTGGTTCAAGTGGGCGTCTACAACGGCTCGCAA GTTGTGATGAACACTCAGAGGAAGATCATCTggcctggaggagagacagagaaaccaaGAGGTTATCAGATGTCTACCAGACTCAAG ATTGTCACCATTCATCAAGAGCcctttgtgtatgtgaaacCAACTTTACGAGATGGAACCTGCAAAGAAGAGTACACGGTGAATGGAGTCTTGATCAAAAAAGTGATCTGCACAGGCCCAAATGAAACCATTccag GACGTCCCATAGTGCCCCAGTGTTGCTATGGATTCTGCATCGACCTCTTAATCAAGCTGGCTATGACAATGAACTTCACCTACGAGGTGCACCTAGTCGCTGATGGGAAATTTGGCACTCAAGAGCGC GTGAATAATAGCAACAAGAAGGAATGGAACGGCATGATGGGGGAGCTCCTGGGTGGTTTGGCTGACATGATCGTGGCTCCACTCACCATCAACAATGAACGAGCCCAGTACATAGAGTTCTCCAAACCGTTCAAGTACCAAGGCCTCACTATACTCGTCAAAAAG GAAATACCACGCAGTACGCTGGACTCGTTCATGCAGCCATTTCAGAGCACCCTGTGGCTTCTGGTGGGTCTATCGGTCCATGTTGTGGCGGTGATGCTCTACCTATTAGACCGgttcag cccATTTGGAAGGTTCAAAGTGAatagtgaagaagaagaagaggatgcCCTCACCCTATCCTCCGCCATGTGGTTCTCCTGGGGAGTACTACTGAACTCTGGAATTGGCGAAG GAGCCCCAAGGAGTTTTTCGGCGAGGATATTAGGTATGGTGTGGGCAGGTTTTGCTATGATCATAGTCGCATCTTACACTGCCAATTTGGCAGCCTTCCTCGTGCTGGATCGGCCTGAGGAGCGCATCACCGGTATCAACGACCCTAGG CTGCGAAACCCATCAGATAAGTTTATCTACGCCACGGTGAAGCAGAGTTCTGTGGATATCTACTTCCGGCGCCAAGTTGAGCTAAGCACCATGTACCGCCACATGGAAAAACACAACTACGAGAGCGCCGCTGAGGCCATCCAGGCCGTTCGCGACAA CAAACTCCACGCTTTCATCTGGGACTCGGCCGTGTTGGAGTTTGAGGCCTCGCAGAAGTGCGACCTGGTGACGACGGGCGAGCTTTTCTTCCGCTCGGGTTTTGGCATCGGCATGCGTAAGGACAGCCCCTGGAAACAGAACGTGTCTTTGGCCATTCTCAG CTCCCATGAGAATGGCTTTATGGAAGACTTGGACAAGACCTGGGTGCGTTACCAGGAGTGTGACTCCAGAAGCAACGCCCCAGCTACTCTGACCTTTGAGAATATGGCAG GAGTGTTTATGTTGGTAGCAGGCGGCATCGTCGCAGGaatcttcctcatcttcatcgAGATCGCGTACAAACGACACAAGGACGCTCGCAGGAAGCAGATGCAGCTGGCTTTTGCCGCCGTCAACGTCTGGAGGAAGAACCTGCAG CCGTATCCTACAGACATAACAGGCCAGCTGAATCTGTCAGACCCCTCCGTAAGCACGGTggtgtga
- the grin1b gene encoding glutamate receptor ionotropic, NMDA 1b isoform X1 — MRLFLLAFFISCSCARGGCEPKIVNIGAVLSQKRYEQVFKDAVTQANTIYGKEKFKMNAISVTHKPNAIQMALSVCEDLISNQVYAILVSHPPQSNDHLTPTPVSYTAGFYRIPVVGLTTRMSIYSDKSIHLSFLRTVPPYSHQAQVWFDMMREFSWNHIILIVSDDHEGRAAQKRLETLLEERETKSKNRNYENLDQLSYDNKRGPKAEKVLLFSQDSNLTALLQEAKELEARVIILSASEDEAAAIYKAARQLNMTGSGYVWLVGEREMTGKALSEAPDGLLGLQLINGKNETAHIYDAVAVVAQSIQELFEKENITEPPRGCVGNTNIWKTGPLFKRVLMSSKYPDGLTGRVEFNDDGDRRFAHYSILNYQKTRLVQVGVYNGSQVVMNTQRKIIWPGGETEKPRGYQMSTRLKIVTIHQEPFVYVKPTLRDGTCKEEYTVNGVLIKKVICTGPNETIPGRPIVPQCCYGFCIDLLIKLAMTMNFTYEVHLVADGKFGTQERVNNSNKKEWNGMMGELLGGLADMIVAPLTINNERAQYIEFSKPFKYQGLTILVKKEIPRSTLDSFMQPFQSTLWLLVGLSVHVVAVMLYLLDRFSPFGRFKVNSEEEEEDALTLSSAMWFSWGVLLNSGIGEGAPRSFSARILGMVWAGFAMIIVASYTANLAAFLVLDRPEERITGINDPRLRNPSDKFIYATVKQSSVDIYFRRQVELSTMYRHMEKHNYESAAEAIQAVRDNKLHAFIWDSAVLEFEASQKCDLVTTGELFFRSGFGIGMRKDSPWKQNVSLAILSSHENGFMEDLDKTWVRYQECDSRSNAPATLTFENMAGVFMLVAGGIVAGIFLIFIEIAYKRHKDARRKQMQLAFAAVNVWRKNLQDRKSGRAEPDPKKKASFRSISTSLASNIKRRRSSKDTPYPTDITGQLNLSDPSVSTVV; from the exons atgcGTCTCTTTCTACTCGCATTTTTCATCTCTTGCTCTTGTGCGAGGGGTGGTTGTGAGCCGAAGATTGTAAATATCGGGGCAGTTCTGAGCCAAAAGAGATATGAACAAGTGTTCAAGGACGCGGTCACTCAGGCAAACACCATATATGGGAAAGAGAAGTTCAAGATGAACGCGATCTCAGTAACCCACAAGCCCAACGCAATTCAGATGGCACTATCCGTTTGTGAAGATCTCATCTCAAATCAG GTCTATGCCATCCTGGTGAGCCATCCGCCCCAGTCAAATGACCACCTGACCCCTACGCCCGTGTCCTACACCGCCGGCTTCTACCGGATCCCTGTGGTGGGGCTCACCACCCGCATGTCTATTTATTCAGACAAG AGTATCCATCTCTCATTCCTGCGAACGGTGCCTCCATACTCCCACCAAGCCCAGGTGTGGTTCGACATGATGCGTGAATTCAGCTGGAATCATATTATCCTCATCGTTAGCGACGACCACGAGGGCAGGGCGGCACAGAAGAGGCTCGAGACGCTTCTTGAAGAGCGGGAAACCAAG AGTAAAAACAGGAACTATGAAAACCTCGACCAACTGTCCTATGACAACAAGCGAGGACCCAAG GCAGAGAAGGTACTGCTGTTCAGTCAAGACTCAAACCTGACGGCACTGCTCCAGGAGGCCAAGGAACTGGAGGCGCGCGTCATCATCCTCTCTGCCAG CGAAGATGAGGCCGCGGCTATTTACAAAGCCGCGAGGCAGCTCAACATGACTGGCTCCGGCTACGTTTGGCTGGTTGGGGAGAGGGAGATGACTGGTAAAGCTCTGAGTGAAGCTCCAGATG GCTTGCTGGGCCTTCAACTAATCAATGGCAAGAATGAGACGGCTCACATCTACGACGCAGTGGCAGTCGTGGCGCAGTCGATCCAAGAACTCTTCGAGAAGGAGAACATCACGGAGCCGCCGCGAGGTTGCGTCGGCAACACGAACATCTGGAAGACCGGTCCGCTTTTTAAACG CGTGCTGATGTCATCCAAGTATCCAGATGGCCTGACAGGCCGCGTGGAGTTTAACGATGATGGAGACAGGAGGTTCGCCCACTACAGTATCCTCAACTATCAGAAGACCCGTCTGGTTCAAGTGGGCGTCTACAACGGCTCGCAA GTTGTGATGAACACTCAGAGGAAGATCATCTggcctggaggagagacagagaaaccaaGAGGTTATCAGATGTCTACCAGACTCAAG ATTGTCACCATTCATCAAGAGCcctttgtgtatgtgaaacCAACTTTACGAGATGGAACCTGCAAAGAAGAGTACACGGTGAATGGAGTCTTGATCAAAAAAGTGATCTGCACAGGCCCAAATGAAACCATTccag GACGTCCCATAGTGCCCCAGTGTTGCTATGGATTCTGCATCGACCTCTTAATCAAGCTGGCTATGACAATGAACTTCACCTACGAGGTGCACCTAGTCGCTGATGGGAAATTTGGCACTCAAGAGCGC GTGAATAATAGCAACAAGAAGGAATGGAACGGCATGATGGGGGAGCTCCTGGGTGGTTTGGCTGACATGATCGTGGCTCCACTCACCATCAACAATGAACGAGCCCAGTACATAGAGTTCTCCAAACCGTTCAAGTACCAAGGCCTCACTATACTCGTCAAAAAG GAAATACCACGCAGTACGCTGGACTCGTTCATGCAGCCATTTCAGAGCACCCTGTGGCTTCTGGTGGGTCTATCGGTCCATGTTGTGGCGGTGATGCTCTACCTATTAGACCGgttcag cccATTTGGAAGGTTCAAAGTGAatagtgaagaagaagaagaggatgcCCTCACCCTATCCTCCGCCATGTGGTTCTCCTGGGGAGTACTACTGAACTCTGGAATTGGCGAAG GAGCCCCAAGGAGTTTTTCGGCGAGGATATTAGGTATGGTGTGGGCAGGTTTTGCTATGATCATAGTCGCATCTTACACTGCCAATTTGGCAGCCTTCCTCGTGCTGGATCGGCCTGAGGAGCGCATCACCGGTATCAACGACCCTAGG CTGCGAAACCCATCAGATAAGTTTATCTACGCCACGGTGAAGCAGAGTTCTGTGGATATCTACTTCCGGCGCCAAGTTGAGCTAAGCACCATGTACCGCCACATGGAAAAACACAACTACGAGAGCGCCGCTGAGGCCATCCAGGCCGTTCGCGACAA CAAACTCCACGCTTTCATCTGGGACTCGGCCGTGTTGGAGTTTGAGGCCTCGCAGAAGTGCGACCTGGTGACGACGGGCGAGCTTTTCTTCCGCTCGGGTTTTGGCATCGGCATGCGTAAGGACAGCCCCTGGAAACAGAACGTGTCTTTGGCCATTCTCAG CTCCCATGAGAATGGCTTTATGGAAGACTTGGACAAGACCTGGGTGCGTTACCAGGAGTGTGACTCCAGAAGCAACGCCCCAGCTACTCTGACCTTTGAGAATATGGCAG GAGTGTTTATGTTGGTAGCAGGCGGCATCGTCGCAGGaatcttcctcatcttcatcgAGATCGCGTACAAACGACACAAGGACGCTCGCAGGAAGCAGATGCAGCTGGCTTTTGCCGCCGTCAACGTCTGGAGGAAGAACCTGCAG GATAGGAAAAGTGGTAGAGCAGAACCCGACCCAAAAAAGAAAGCCTCTTTTAGGTCCATCAGTACCTCCCTGGCCTCCAACATCAAGAGACGTAGGTCGTCCAAAGACACG CCGTATCCTACAGACATAACAGGCCAGCTGAATCTGTCAGACCCCTCCGTAAGCACGGTggtgtga